From Neochlamydia sp. AcF84, a single genomic window includes:
- the metK gene encoding methionine adenosyltransferase → MKHSLFTSEAVGIGHPDKVADQISDAILDACLEQDENSRVACETMVTLGLVVVAGEITTKAQVDYQEIVRNTLKYIGYDQLEEGFDYRSCGVLTSIHKQSLDIAQGINEREGLYKEQGAGDQGIMFGYACEETPELMPLPITLAHQIVRELHHILQNKQLPYLRPDAKTQITIEYDEKNQPIRLHTVVISVQHAEGVKRETIVHDMQALVHRIAPKGFITDNTLFYINPTGRFVIGGPAGDCGLTGRKIIVDTYGGMGHHGGGAFSGKDPSKVDRSASYAARYVAKNIVAAKLARRCEVQISYAIGVSHPLSIKVDTFGTGSVSEDILSRAVPLVFDLTPKGIIQMLNLKKPIYLSTAFGGHFGRHEENFTWEKTDKIISLLECVKMESFAAG, encoded by the coding sequence ATGAAGCATTCTCTATTTACTTCCGAAGCAGTAGGAATTGGTCATCCTGATAAGGTCGCTGATCAAATTTCTGATGCTATATTAGATGCTTGTCTTGAACAAGATGAAAACTCCCGAGTGGCTTGCGAAACAATGGTAACTTTAGGCCTTGTCGTGGTTGCAGGAGAGATTACGACTAAAGCACAAGTAGATTATCAAGAGATCGTACGTAATACTCTTAAATATATAGGTTACGATCAATTAGAAGAGGGCTTTGACTATCGCTCATGTGGCGTGCTAACCTCTATTCATAAGCAATCCTTAGACATCGCTCAAGGTATCAATGAAAGAGAAGGCCTTTATAAAGAACAAGGTGCAGGCGATCAGGGCATAATGTTCGGGTATGCTTGTGAAGAGACACCCGAATTAATGCCTTTACCTATCACGCTAGCCCATCAAATTGTTCGAGAGCTCCATCACATCCTACAAAACAAACAGCTTCCTTATCTAAGACCTGATGCGAAAACGCAAATTACAATAGAGTATGATGAAAAAAATCAACCTATCCGTCTTCATACCGTTGTGATCTCCGTGCAGCATGCAGAAGGAGTTAAAAGAGAGACAATCGTCCATGATATGCAAGCACTTGTGCATAGGATAGCTCCTAAAGGCTTTATTACGGATAATACTCTTTTCTACATTAATCCTACCGGCCGTTTTGTGATTGGAGGCCCTGCGGGCGACTGTGGGCTTACCGGAAGAAAGATTATTGTAGACACCTATGGAGGAATGGGCCATCATGGAGGTGGGGCTTTTTCAGGCAAGGATCCCTCTAAGGTAGATCGTTCCGCTTCCTATGCAGCTCGTTATGTGGCAAAAAACATCGTGGCAGCTAAATTAGCCCGGCGCTGTGAAGTGCAAATTTCTTATGCTATCGGTGTTTCCCATCCCCTTTCTATTAAAGTAGATACTTTTGGTACAGGATCAGTGAGTGAAGATATTCTCAGCAGAGCCGTCCCTTTAGTGTTTGATTTAACACCTAAAGGCATCATTCAAATGCTTAACTTAAAAAAACCTATTTATCTCTCTACTGCTTTTGGTGGGCATTTTGGGCGTCATGAAGAAAACTTTACTTGGGAAAAAACAGATAAGATTATTTCCTTGTTAGAATGTGTAAAAATGGAATCTTTTGCCGCAGGATAG
- the murI gene encoding glutamate racemase encodes MSNSQAIGIFDSGIGGLTVMKQIMHKLPHEQIIYFGDSARLPYGDKSADTILRYSIENAIFLMEHQIKLLVIACNTASAYAVDKLKQILKIPIVDVIQPGVEHAAKASRHLRIGVLATRATTESGIYPQKIKKKLPSCQVYSMSCPLLVPLIEEHLLDHPATQLIIKDYLAPLKQSSIDTLLLGCTHYPLLRSLIQKEIGPHVCIVDSASTCAEHVSLTLEAHHLHASPGKTPSHRFYVSDYPEKFRLHGSKFLGHSIDKVDIPLKMKFEI; translated from the coding sequence ATGAGTAATTCGCAAGCAATTGGAATTTTTGACTCAGGGATCGGCGGGCTAACAGTGATGAAACAAATCATGCATAAGCTTCCCCATGAACAAATTATTTATTTCGGAGACTCTGCCAGGTTGCCCTATGGCGACAAAAGTGCCGATACCATTCTGCGTTATTCTATAGAAAACGCAATCTTTTTAATGGAACACCAAATTAAATTACTAGTCATTGCCTGCAATACAGCTTCAGCTTATGCTGTAGATAAGTTGAAACAGATCCTTAAAATCCCTATTGTTGATGTGATTCAGCCAGGTGTGGAGCATGCCGCTAAAGCTTCACGCCACCTTAGAATAGGTGTGCTTGCTACACGAGCGACCACCGAATCAGGTATTTATCCCCAAAAAATTAAAAAAAAGCTCCCTTCTTGCCAAGTTTACTCCATGTCATGCCCCCTGTTAGTACCCCTTATTGAAGAGCACCTACTCGATCATCCGGCCACCCAGCTAATTATCAAAGATTATCTTGCCCCTTTAAAGCAAAGCAGCATTGATACATTACTTCTTGGATGCACTCACTACCCTCTTCTTCGTTCTTTGATCCAAAAGGAAATAGGCCCGCATGTCTGCATTGTCGACTCGGCTAGCACCTGCGCAGAACATGTGTCGCTCACTTTAGAGGCTCATCATTTACATGCCTCCCCTGGTAAAACACCTTCTCATCGCTTTTATGTTTCGGATTATCCTGAAAAATTTCGTTTGCATGGCTCCAAGTTTCTAGGACATTCCATTGATAAAGTAGACATTCCTTTAAAAATGAAATTTGAGATTTAA
- a CDS encoding LysM peptidoglycan-binding domain-containing protein — MIFLIIPLILCFLGNIEAAPNRYYNDQTAVVLREMRHNLDDLRHEVGNHEIEIKTYDEKVRTLETIIDSMRQQWMEAGHAQTEAWKDSSKALEIKINSLELLTQGIISDAKQFKTYSNEIATTLSQYKQKLTELEKIIEFQNQNIDSLHQAIKSVAEALNPTSGLSEKAGLPSVKIYKVVPGDTLEKIARKHQTTIQAIKELNGLSHDKIVVGQNLRIP; from the coding sequence ATGATATTCCTTATCATCCCTTTAATTTTATGCTTTCTAGGCAATATTGAAGCAGCCCCTAATCGCTATTATAATGATCAAACAGCCGTTGTTCTGCGTGAAATGCGCCATAATCTGGATGATTTACGCCATGAGGTCGGCAATCACGAAATTGAAATCAAAACCTATGATGAGAAAGTCCGTACTTTAGAAACGATTATCGACTCGATGCGCCAGCAATGGATGGAGGCAGGTCATGCGCAAACAGAAGCATGGAAAGATTCTTCTAAAGCCCTAGAAATAAAAATTAATAGCCTGGAGCTACTTACTCAAGGGATCATTTCGGATGCTAAGCAGTTTAAAACCTACTCGAATGAAATAGCTACCACCCTCTCCCAATATAAGCAAAAGCTTACGGAGCTTGAAAAAATTATTGAATTTCAAAATCAAAACATCGACAGCCTTCATCAAGCGATCAAATCAGTTGCAGAGGCCTTAAATCCCACAAGCGGCCTTTCAGAAAAAGCTGGGCTTCCATCCGTTAAGATTTATAAAGTGGTACCCGGAGATACTTTAGAAAAGATTGCGCGTAAGCATCAAACGACTATCCAAGCTATTAAAGAGCTTAATGGCCTTTCCCATGATAAAATCGTTGTTGGCCAAAATCTTAGAATCCCATGA
- a CDS encoding OmpA family protein, translated as MKLTPYCLLLNILLISLSFTSCRRTSDDVWEDTKTAGRHIGRGVKSLGGKHGDSRQVYSPDEFYTLGKPSNSANIYAHEDFIPLQDQPNVAELAMAESVSPQPRENPGDPGSTLPDIQFFKDPSTIQGLSGIFQSIKFDYNSNLIKGQENMSILRKVVDYLQRNPNTYIFIEGHTDERGAEAYNLALGSRRANAVRNALIAEGASPDNIFTISYGKERPAVMESHEEAWAQNRRAEFKIYQK; from the coding sequence ATGAAATTAACTCCCTATTGCCTGCTTTTGAATATACTTCTTATTAGCTTATCCTTTACAAGCTGCAGGCGCACGAGCGATGATGTATGGGAAGATACGAAAACCGCTGGGCGTCATATTGGAAGAGGTGTTAAATCTCTTGGCGGTAAACATGGCGATTCGCGCCAAGTCTATTCTCCTGATGAATTTTATACCCTGGGTAAACCAAGCAATTCTGCAAATATTTATGCTCACGAAGACTTTATACCCTTACAAGATCAGCCCAACGTTGCCGAGTTAGCCATGGCAGAATCTGTTAGCCCACAGCCGAGAGAAAATCCAGGTGATCCAGGCAGTACTCTCCCCGACATTCAATTTTTCAAAGATCCTAGTACTATTCAAGGCCTTTCGGGTATTTTCCAAAGCATCAAATTTGATTATAATAGCAATTTGATCAAAGGCCAGGAAAACATGAGTATTTTACGCAAGGTAGTAGACTATCTGCAAAGAAATCCTAACACCTATATTTTTATTGAAGGACATACCGACGAAAGAGGAGCAGAAGCTTATAACCTAGCTTTAGGCTCACGGCGTGCTAACGCTGTTCGTAATGCTCTGATTGCCGAAGGCGCCAGCCCTGATAATATTTTTACGATCTCTTATGGTAAAGAACGTCCTGCCGTGATGGAAAGCCACGAAGAGGCCTGGGCACAAAATCGTCGAGCAGAATTTAAAATTTATCAAAAATAA
- the tolB gene encoding Tol-Pal system protein TolB has translation MNHLKYYLIIFLLFLVFKQNLPAIANEDNEKIVVRLATENKLIPLYLAPFYQESSAFTISYIRQLEQVLQFDLNHNGMTFTIKNESNTPVGDFIDSINSSTWKSLNTYYVLKILIKGNQMSAKMLSMNSEHEKSVNNISLSGDLSQDRRQIHRLADSLHKSLFGSEGIASTRIIYTCKISQGLKSIAEVWEADYDGANARQITHENSLIVTPTYIPPQEGHTSGSIMYVSYRAGQSKIYIASLKDGVGRRFSLLKGNQLMPAIAKQRDKVAFICDYTGNPDLFLQAFNPEKGALGKPQQIFSTYLATQGTPTFSPDGTKVAFVSNKDGSPRIYVIDIPQPGASLKNIKALLISKSNRENTAPAWSPDGSKLAYCAKSQDIRQIWVYDFDKKQERQITKGGGHKENPTWAPNSLHLIFNSAGDNSSELYLINMHQTEAVKISSGKGLKRFPAWEPKFSK, from the coding sequence ATGAACCACCTAAAATATTATCTAATAATTTTTCTTCTTTTTTTAGTTTTTAAACAAAATTTACCAGCTATAGCAAACGAAGACAATGAGAAAATCGTAGTTAGATTAGCAACGGAAAATAAGCTAATACCTCTTTATCTAGCTCCTTTTTATCAGGAAAGCTCTGCCTTTACTATCTCTTACATTCGGCAGCTAGAACAAGTTTTACAGTTTGACTTAAATCACAATGGCATGACCTTTACAATAAAAAATGAATCTAACACACCTGTTGGTGATTTTATTGATTCCATTAATAGCTCTACCTGGAAAAGCCTGAATACTTACTATGTATTGAAAATATTGATCAAAGGCAATCAAATGTCAGCAAAGATGCTTTCCATGAATAGTGAGCATGAAAAATCAGTCAATAATATTTCTTTAAGCGGAGACCTTAGCCAAGATCGCCGGCAAATACATCGTTTAGCCGATAGCCTCCATAAAAGCTTATTTGGCAGCGAAGGAATAGCCAGCACGCGAATCATTTACACGTGTAAAATCTCGCAGGGTCTTAAGTCTATCGCAGAAGTATGGGAAGCTGATTACGATGGCGCTAACGCCAGACAAATTACCCATGAAAACAGTCTTATTGTGACCCCTACCTATATTCCTCCTCAAGAAGGCCATACGAGCGGAAGCATTATGTATGTTTCTTATCGAGCGGGGCAGTCAAAAATCTATATAGCTTCCTTAAAAGATGGAGTAGGCAGGCGCTTCAGCTTGCTTAAAGGTAATCAATTGATGCCTGCTATTGCCAAACAAAGGGATAAGGTAGCTTTCATTTGCGATTATACCGGCAACCCTGATCTTTTCCTACAAGCATTTAATCCTGAAAAAGGCGCTTTAGGTAAACCTCAACAAATTTTTTCTACCTATCTAGCCACGCAAGGAACCCCTACCTTTAGCCCAGATGGTACTAAGGTTGCCTTTGTTTCTAACAAAGATGGATCCCCTCGCATTTATGTCATAGACATTCCGCAACCCGGAGCAAGCCTTAAAAACATTAAAGCTCTCTTGATTAGCAAATCAAATCGAGAGAACACAGCTCCTGCCTGGTCCCCCGATGGCAGTAAGCTAGCTTATTGCGCAAAAAGCCAGGATATCCGCCAAATTTGGGTTTATGATTTTGACAAAAAGCAAGAAAGGCAAATTACTAAAGGAGGGGGTCACAAAGAAAATCCTACCTGGGCTCCTAATAGCTTGCATCTTATTTTTAACTCTGCGGGCGATAATAGCAGCGAACTCTATTTGATCAATATGCATCAAACAGAAGCAGTAAAAATTTCCTCCGGAAAAGGCCTGAAACGCTTTCCTGCATGGGAGCCTAAGTTTAGCAAATAG
- a CDS encoding biopolymer transporter ExbD, whose translation MSRRFIKNSIHKNIEEPIVNLTPLIDVVFVILIIFILIAPLLELDNVELAQASSGLSESSPNFVQASSPISIHVRKDNTIWFNKQMVTIEQLFTLLKEAKKRYPDAQPQLYHDRTAHFGTYQAVKNTAEKAGFTQLDVILKPA comes from the coding sequence ATGAGCAGGCGATTCATTAAGAATTCTATCCATAAAAATATCGAAGAGCCTATTGTTAATCTAACTCCTCTAATCGATGTGGTCTTTGTCATTTTAATTATATTTATATTGATAGCACCTCTGCTGGAGCTTGATAATGTTGAACTTGCTCAAGCATCTTCTGGCCTGAGCGAAAGCAGCCCAAACTTTGTTCAAGCTAGCAGCCCTATCTCTATTCATGTACGCAAAGATAATACTATTTGGTTTAATAAACAAATGGTGACTATAGAACAATTATTTACCTTGTTAAAAGAGGCCAAAAAGCGTTATCCTGATGCCCAGCCTCAGCTATATCATGACCGCACGGCCCACTTCGGAACCTATCAAGCCGTTAAGAATACAGCTGAAAAAGCAGGATTTACTCAATTAGATGTGATTCTTAAACCTGCCTAG
- a CDS encoding MotA/TolQ/ExbB proton channel family protein, which yields MNVNIFVATNPFYEAYVHSDFLGKLIFIGLIFLSIMTWIILLHKIWHTYQARKQAARFYDIFQLQKQNPLNLDCEAATRVYYSNPYMDLYSLLKKQTLEVLNKNKFFIPKNKETEQDAVFLSLTDIDFLQGSLATQVAHQIKNLEKNLFILSTVVSLAPFLGLLGTVWGILTSFSDFQVQAAGNTPQMVLGGLSLALATTVLGLIDAIPALIGYNYLKHAIRDFEIEMESFASEILGCVEMQYRKVDFS from the coding sequence ATGAATGTAAACATTTTTGTAGCTACTAATCCCTTCTATGAAGCCTATGTGCATTCTGATTTTTTAGGCAAATTGATCTTTATTGGCCTCATTTTCCTTTCTATAATGACCTGGATCATTTTACTCCATAAGATCTGGCATACCTACCAGGCAAGGAAACAGGCAGCCCGTTTCTATGATATCTTTCAACTGCAAAAGCAAAATCCTTTGAATTTAGATTGCGAAGCTGCCACTAGAGTATATTATAGCAACCCTTACATGGATCTTTACTCTCTTCTTAAAAAACAGACTCTGGAAGTCCTTAATAAAAATAAATTTTTTATACCTAAAAATAAGGAAACTGAGCAAGATGCAGTTTTTCTTTCTCTTACAGATATCGATTTTCTACAAGGCTCCTTAGCTACCCAGGTTGCTCATCAAATTAAAAATTTAGAAAAAAATCTTTTTATTCTATCTACGGTGGTAAGTCTAGCCCCTTTTTTAGGATTACTCGGCACTGTATGGGGCATATTGACAAGCTTTTCCGACTTTCAGGTACAAGCAGCAGGCAATACACCCCAAATGGTACTAGGTGGGCTCTCTCTTGCCTTGGCAACAACAGTTTTAGGACTCATAGACGCCATCCCTGCTTTGATTGGTTACAATTATTTAAAGCATGCTATTCGCGACTTTGAGATTGAAATGGAAAGCTTTGCAAGCGAAATTTTGGGTTGTGTAGAGATGCAATATAGAAAAGTGGACTTCTCATGA
- a CDS encoding protein-disulfide reductase DsbD domain-containing protein, whose amino-acid sequence MAAKFQHMAYGLLGFLIIFIPLLYSENPSQVNQLHSFPSNLGLIEPPANDSSLPIKAYVHSETINFRAAEPFWIKVSLTIAPSWNIYWKNPGDTGMPVSIIWELPPGFKADELQWPYPQRFESPSFIGFGYENEVHFLCRIFPPEHLSHSEIYKFKATIKYLACSDSACLPGETNVQMNLTPTSFSPVIDKSLTAVFEQARRLLPKTNGNFTAKRVNDLIELTLPSPLKHGEKIINIYFFPEEGQSIDYHLEPSVSLQKPSFSSYSLVFKEKDSSLPTTFLKGVLVLAIQQAEKIVTEAIEVAVPIQDFNKKNSAWAFKETFPRPLDITLPSTPSDYEGGLGMALILAFLGGMLLNLMPCVLPVISFKILSFVKMSGQSRQLTLQHGLMFSAGVLVSFWILSAALLILKAYGHAVGWGFQLQEPAFVALLSAVLFIFGLSLFGVFEMGTKVGSFAGQLQHQGIKKGRGASFLSGVLATLIATPCTGPFLGTAVGFAMTLPFYLSFLIFTSLGMGMASPYLILSAYPSFLRFLPKPGKWMETFKQCMGFIMLASVLWLTWVFAAQTNALALILLLGAFFMVSIACWIYGRWATPLHSKLSYRIAVTLALLWLLAALYALLYASKVASHSTSSSPAIVEQEAIWEEFSPHRLAELTSQGIPVFVDFTAKWCLICQANHMILGGADVHNQFSEQGVVRMKADWTKKDAAITEELQKFGRHSVPLYVLYQQGQEPFIFPQLLTPSLVINKLKAINKFSGN is encoded by the coding sequence TTGGCAGCCAAGTTTCAACATATGGCCTATGGGTTACTCGGCTTTTTGATCATTTTCATCCCTCTCTTATACAGTGAAAATCCTTCTCAAGTCAATCAACTTCATTCATTTCCATCTAATCTGGGCTTGATCGAGCCCCCAGCGAATGACTCTTCTTTACCTATTAAAGCTTATGTGCATTCCGAAACGATAAATTTCAGGGCCGCCGAGCCCTTTTGGATAAAAGTCAGCCTTACCATAGCCCCCTCTTGGAATATTTACTGGAAAAATCCGGGAGATACAGGCATGCCTGTTTCCATTATTTGGGAGCTGCCACCTGGGTTTAAAGCAGATGAGCTGCAGTGGCCTTATCCGCAACGTTTTGAATCCCCCTCATTCATTGGTTTTGGTTATGAAAATGAGGTGCACTTTTTGTGTCGAATTTTCCCTCCTGAGCACCTAAGCCATTCTGAGATTTATAAGTTTAAAGCGACTATTAAATACTTAGCTTGTTCAGACTCTGCCTGTTTGCCAGGAGAAACTAACGTGCAGATGAACCTTACCCCTACTTCTTTTTCCCCAGTCATCGATAAGTCTTTAACTGCTGTTTTCGAACAAGCGCGCCGTTTGTTGCCCAAAACTAATGGGAATTTTACGGCCAAGCGTGTCAATGATTTGATAGAGCTCACCCTGCCATCTCCTTTAAAGCATGGAGAGAAAATTATAAATATTTATTTCTTTCCCGAAGAAGGACAAAGCATAGACTACCATTTAGAGCCTTCTGTATCCTTGCAAAAGCCTTCTTTTTCTTCTTACTCCCTTGTGTTTAAAGAGAAAGATTCATCGTTGCCTACAACTTTCCTTAAAGGTGTTTTAGTCTTGGCTATTCAGCAGGCCGAAAAAATTGTGACGGAAGCTATCGAGGTAGCCGTACCTATCCAAGACTTCAATAAAAAAAATTCTGCGTGGGCTTTTAAGGAGACTTTTCCTCGCCCCTTAGATATTACGTTGCCCTCCACACCTAGCGATTATGAGGGGGGATTGGGCATGGCTTTGATATTAGCTTTTTTGGGTGGAATGCTTTTAAATTTAATGCCTTGTGTTTTACCGGTAATCTCTTTTAAAATTTTAAGCTTCGTTAAAATGTCCGGACAAAGCCGCCAGTTGACCTTGCAGCATGGTTTGATGTTTAGTGCAGGCGTTCTAGTTTCCTTTTGGATATTGTCTGCAGCTCTTTTGATTTTAAAGGCTTATGGCCATGCTGTAGGCTGGGGATTTCAGCTGCAGGAACCTGCTTTTGTCGCTTTGTTGTCAGCGGTCCTATTCATTTTTGGTTTAAGCTTATTTGGTGTGTTTGAAATGGGAACTAAAGTGGGCTCTTTTGCGGGGCAGTTGCAGCATCAAGGGATAAAAAAGGGAAGGGGCGCTTCCTTTTTAAGCGGGGTACTAGCCACGCTCATAGCTACCCCTTGCACGGGCCCCTTTTTAGGTACAGCAGTGGGTTTTGCCATGACTTTACCTTTCTACCTGTCTTTTTTGATTTTCACTTCCTTAGGAATGGGAATGGCGTCTCCTTATCTTATCCTATCTGCTTACCCCTCTTTTCTGCGTTTTTTACCTAAGCCGGGAAAATGGATGGAGACCTTTAAACAATGCATGGGTTTTATCATGCTTGCTTCCGTGTTATGGTTAACGTGGGTCTTTGCAGCTCAAACAAATGCATTAGCTCTTATCCTGCTCTTAGGGGCCTTTTTTATGGTAAGTATAGCTTGTTGGATTTACGGGCGCTGGGCGACCCCTCTTCATTCCAAATTAAGCTACAGGATTGCTGTAACCCTCGCCCTTTTATGGCTGCTGGCTGCTCTATACGCTTTACTTTATGCTTCTAAGGTTGCCTCCCACTCTACCTCTTCTTCTCCTGCTATAGTTGAGCAAGAGGCTATATGGGAAGAGTTTTCTCCCCACCGGCTTGCAGAGTTAACCTCCCAAGGTATTCCTGTTTTTGTTGATTTTACAGCTAAGTGGTGTTTAATATGCCAAGCTAATCATATGATATTGGGAGGGGCGGACGTTCATAATCAATTTAGCGAGCAGGGCGTAGTACGAATGAAAGCGGACTGGACAAAAAAAGATGCCGCCATCACGGAAGAGCTGCAAAAATTCGGACGCCATAGTGTACCCTTGTATGTGCTTTATCAGCAGGGGCAAGAGCCTTTTATTTTTCCTCAGTTATTGACTCCTAGCTTAGTCATCAACAAACTAAAAGCCATAAATAAATTTTCTGGAAACTAA
- a CDS encoding leucine-rich repeat domain-containing protein translates to MSPISMTLELLPDEIQVHILKDCASPSLFGVCTRWQHLLANEVIPSLYKQIGKMHFPQRKATEQANLLDKLYKLPAGLSIQAKVNEIFRQTFALAKSLAPAEFRGQIEERKYFTLANYTLLLLNINRLLIESRLPGYKKYLNRPDIKNLPLKKKEKLLAGWIKRYGKNIKKFELTGSELTSLPSEIGRLSKLHQLKLNDNRLFTLTAKIGELFNLKELCLNGNHLTSLPAKIGQLSELQELFLGGNKLITLPAAIGQLSKLRGLYLNDNQLTILPAEIGNLSQLQELFLGGNKLTTLPSTIGQLSKLQELYLNDNQLTMLPEEIGNLSQLKELFLGCNKLAILPPTIGLLSQLRLLCLSNNQLAVLPASLKQLPAGIDLNLDGNLLESIPS, encoded by the coding sequence ATGAGCCCAATTTCTATGACTCTCGAACTTCTCCCTGATGAAATACAAGTCCACATTTTAAAGGATTGCGCTAGCCCTTCCTTATTTGGCGTTTGTACAAGATGGCAACACCTGCTAGCTAATGAAGTTATACCCTCTCTTTATAAGCAAATAGGTAAAATGCACTTTCCTCAACGAAAAGCTACCGAGCAGGCTAACCTTTTAGATAAACTTTACAAGCTCCCAGCTGGGCTTTCTATACAAGCAAAGGTAAATGAAATTTTTAGGCAAACCTTCGCTCTAGCTAAATCTCTTGCTCCAGCGGAATTTAGAGGCCAAATCGAAGAAAGAAAATATTTTACCCTGGCTAATTATACTTTACTTCTTTTAAACATTAATCGTCTTTTAATAGAGTCTAGATTGCCCGGCTATAAAAAATATTTAAACCGACCAGACATCAAAAATCTGCCCTTAAAAAAGAAAGAAAAGCTTTTAGCAGGTTGGATTAAAAGGTATGGCAAAAATATTAAGAAATTTGAGCTAACAGGAAGCGAATTGACTTCTTTGCCTTCCGAGATAGGCCGATTGTCTAAGCTACATCAGCTTAAATTAAACGATAATCGCTTATTTACCCTTACGGCAAAAATAGGAGAGCTTTTTAATCTAAAAGAGCTTTGCTTGAACGGCAACCATCTCACCTCACTTCCTGCAAAGATAGGCCAGCTCTCTGAGCTCCAAGAACTTTTCTTAGGCGGTAACAAGCTAATTACCCTTCCTGCAGCCATCGGGCAACTTTCTAAGCTGCGAGGGTTGTATTTAAACGATAATCAACTTACCATTCTTCCCGCGGAAATAGGAAACCTCTCTCAGCTGCAAGAGCTTTTCTTAGGCGGCAACAAACTAACTACTCTTCCCTCAACAATCGGGCAACTTTCTAAGCTGCAAGAGCTGTACTTAAACGATAACCAGCTTACCATGCTTCCTGAGGAAATAGGAAACCTCTCTCAGCTAAAAGAGCTTTTCTTAGGTTGCAACAAACTGGCTATCCTTCCTCCTACGATAGGACTTCTTTCGCAGCTGCGGCTACTTTGCCTAAGCAACAACCAGCTAGCTGTTTTGCCTGCAAGTTTAAAGCAGTTGCCCGCAGGAATAGATCTTAACCTGGATGGAAACCTGCTGGAGAGCATTCCCTCTTGA